In Miscanthus floridulus cultivar M001 chromosome 8, ASM1932011v1, whole genome shotgun sequence, the sequence ataattGTTTAGTATAATaaattaatatttttatttaaacTAGTAAATGCGCTCTTATGTTTCATTGACACAAAGTTTGTTGAACGGCTGACCTACCCGTACCAATAATAATGAGCTAGTTATTTTTGTTGGATTTAATTGAACTTGGTCTAACCATATTTCAACTAAATCAAGTAAATTTCAAGGCACACGATCAATGTTAGGTGCAATAACAGGCCAATTCGGCGAAGAAGATAGACTGGAGCTTCACTCAACTTAAATGAGTGGCTATTTTATGTGCCTGTTGTGAGGTTAACAAAAATGGGAGGCGGCTTGGATGGACAATCCATGACTTAGGAGGTGTGGCGCTATAGAAGGTTTTGTAGTTCCAAACTATAATCAATGTTGTGTTGGAGTAGGATACAATCTACCTCTAATGGCCAAAGTAAGGACATAACAAGAGAGGTGTGAaaggccctagtttggttttgttaATAGACTAACAACCTTAGGTGGATTTGAAAGGATCCATGTAAAGCCTAGAGGTGGATGAATAGACCTACAAAACTTAGACTCGAAAATAGCGGTTAGCAGACTGCGGAACTTCTATGGATTCGCACGAAACTTTAGCGTGTGGTCACGGAAGTCTCGTGCAAATCCGTGAAAGTTCCATGCAGAAGGCTGAAGACGCCTAAATTATATACACCATGAGATACATTTTAATAAggaatttatttattttgtatACGTTAATATTTTATGATAAACTTATTTAAATATTTAAAGTTCAATAAGACATAAATAAAACGAAAATTTAAAGCGGAGTGAGTACTTGACAAGCATCCATTTATCTGGGTTCTACCTTGATTGGACGAAAGCTAAACATGAAATTTTTGGAATTGTGCCATTATCAAAGATGGGTTTCGGTGATAGAGTCTCGCAAGAATTTTAATTATGAAACAAGAATGGGCCTGGCTGAATGTAATTTTGGCCCAACATTTCCTTGCGGGGCTGACTGCTGAGGCCTCGATATTGATACTGGGGATGAGCGGAGAAAAAACCAATCCAACGACTGACGACATCGCACTATCGCAGTCACCACGCACCCAAGTTCAGGAAACCACATCCGAACCCCAATCCTCCCAAATTCTCCATCGCCATGGCTCTCTCCTCCCTCTTCATCACCCTCCCCATCCCCAAGTTCCTTTCCTCCAACTCCCGCCGCTTGCTCACCGCCCGTGCGTCCTCCGCCGCTCCCGCCGCCTCTGCTTCCTTCGACCTGCGCCGCTACTGGACCTCTCTGATCGCCGATGTGGAGTCCGAACTCGACGCCGCGATGCCCATGCAGCCTCCGGAGAGCATCCACTCCGCCATGCGTTACGCGGTGCTCCCGGGCGCCGTCAAGGAGGGAGCCGCCAAGCGGGCGCCCCCCGTGCTCTGCGTCGCCGCGTGCGAGCTCCTCGGCGGCCCGCGCGCGGCCGCGCTCCCGGCCGCCGCGGCGCTGGAGATGCTCCACGCGGCGTCGCTCGTGCACGACGACCTGCCCTGCTTCGACGCAGCCCCGACGCGACGCGGGCGCCCGTCCACGCACGCGGCGTACGGCACCGACATGGCCGTCCTCGCGGGGGACGCTCTCTTCCCGCTCGCCTACACCCACGTCATCTCCCACACCCCGTCCCCGGACCCGGTCCCGCACGCCGTCCTCCTGCGCGTCCTCGCGGAGCTCGCGCGCGCCGTCGGATCCACCGGCATGGCGGCCGGCCAGTTCCTCGATCTGGCCGGCGCCACCGCCCTTGGCGAGGCCGAGGTCATGCAGGTCCTGACGAAGAAGTTCGGCGAGATGGCCGAGTGCTCCGCCGCCTGTGGCGCCATGCTCGGTGGGGCCGGGCCCGACGAGGAGGCCGCGCTGCGGCGATACGGCCGCACCATCGGCGTCCTGTACGAGCTCGTCGACGACGTCCGGAGCGCGTCGGGGAACGGCAAGATGAGGAGCAACGCCAGCGTCCTGCGCTCCCTGGGGATGGACCGCGCGCTCGGCATTGTGGAGGAGCTCACGGCTCAGGCCAAGACAGAGGCTGACAGGCTCGGGGACAAGTATGGCGATCGGGTGCTGCCCTTGTACAGTTTCGTGGACTACGCGGTGGAGAGAGGGTTTGAGCTCCAGGGTGCGGCGGCAACTCCATAGAGTGGACGATCGCAGCTGCTACTGAACATTGGAGGCCTCGAGCTAGTGAGATGTATATGGTCCAGGAGTTTGGTGAGAGCTTTATCTGCCATAGATCTAATCCTTCTTTTATCTAGATGTTCTGAAGCTCGTAGTTCGGGGGCTGGTTCATATGGAGAATTGTTATCCCAGTCCCAGCATTAGATGTTTAGAACTCGAAACTGGGTGTGATGTTTGtagtaagtttttttttttgggtaagATGTTTGTAGTAAGTTAATAAAACAAAATGGTAAATGAATGGAAGGTCTCACTCACTCCATGCTCATGCAACCACTCGGTTCTTCTGCTGTTTAAGTTTGGATGAATTAACCACCATGGTAGATAGATAGATTAAGCTCTTAAATGAAACTGAAAAACATCCGTTTTTGTGTAAAATCTTAAGTTATCGAATGAGAAATGTGAGGTTCACCTCGCCAAACCTAATATTCTAAATTTGGATTCTGCAAGAAGTTCAGTATACAAGGTATTTCGTCACAACGCAGCTAGAACAGAGCACTACATTGCCAATTCGAATTCTGCAAGAAGTTCAGACTTTTGTATACAAGGTATTCGTCACAACTCACAGATAGAAGTAGAACAGAGCACTACATTGCCATCTCTCCACCATCCCGCAATGCGCACCCAAGTAAAGCATCTTCTTCGTTGCCGCTGTCGCATCCGGCATGCTCGTTCCAGCCATTCTGCTTTGCCGGGCCGAGCATCTTCACAACGGTCAGCGGTGATGGCAACCGGGAATCAGGCAGGTTACATTTGCGTACACAATACCATGCCATCTTGAATTACTTCTCTTTCCAAGCCGTCATTTTCCATCAAatgtacagaaaattatcatcACGCAAGAGAGAGTGCTGTAATTACAAGGTGCACAAGTGACGACTGCAGGCACAGCTAACAGCTCTCTACATGCTAATACGCTATTCTCTACCTCTATTTGCTACCAAGCACCTGCAGCTTAAACCACTTGCGCTGCCACCAAGATCCATGAAGATAGCAAGTCCTCATCTGCAATGTCATGGCCAAATGGTCCGGTCCTGTCACCGCTTCACGAATAACTCCATGTTGTAGGCATCCTTGTGGACTGAATTGCAGGTGCATTCCGAACATTCACATCAAGTGGCAGCATCCGATACTCAATCTCGAGGTCCTTCAGGACTTTGATCATCTCCTGGAGCACTAGCTCTCGCCTCACGAACCGCATACCCATATCCTGCCAGTTGAGCGTGTGCCGCAGCCATATTGATACTTTCAGTTTGTTGGTGTCATCGACGTCCCGGAGTACAACCATCGCACCCGGGTACCAGTGTTCCTTCTTGTTATCAATGTAGCTGGAAATACAAACGGAACTGATAATTAGTTGAGTGTAGTAAAATAGATTAGGAGGTATGAATCTATATACTCTAGTTGCAAATTATTTGTTGGCTTCATACTGATATTTTTCAAAACATGTTTACTTTGAAAGGTTTTCAGATAAAAGCCCTCTTTAAACTGAGCCAGGGCCTAGGGCTGGCATCTCTACTGTTGACTCTCTTGGGAAATCTGATTGAACAAAACAACTGATGAAGATGGATACATACCGCAGTAGTCGTTCCTTCATGAGGGCCAGTTTCTCAACAGGAGTTGCAACATGAATGGAGAAGTCAATTGCTTCTCCCATGTCAGGACTTCTGTAGTAATTCATAATTGGTTTCGTTGCAAGTACACTGTTTGGATAATATATCTTCAGGTTATCATATCGGAGAAACACCGTTGTCATGATATTCATTTCCTCAACCACCACCTGAAATCAAGGTAGTGAAAACTTAAGCCAACGAGTGCAATGAAATATTTGGTGGACAAAGAGCAAAGAGATTTTAAATACCTGAACACCTTCAATTTCGCAACGGTCACCAACATCAAAGGGATGCATCACGAACAAGAAGACAATTGCCTCAAAAACTGTCTTCAATGTGTTCCCAAATACAAAAACTGCCAGGAGAAACTGTGAACTGAGGAAGACAAAGAAATGTGTTGTTGCTATTCCCAGAataagaagccaaagagcaaacACAATGATCCCCACAACGACATTGGCCATCTGGTTCAGCTTGTTTACTGCAGTTTTTGTATCGTTAAGTGTAAGGGCAAGAGCTTTGCGCTCTCTAAATGCATTCACCTACAGAAAATCCATACGACAATGTTAAGAAAGTCACATGGAGATTGTTATGACCCCATACAGCCATACTGTGAAGTGCAGTGATAAGATCATTACCACCCAGTTCTTGAGAGACCTCTTGCTGACCCTGTTGTGCTCCTGTGCTCCTTCAAAAAGATTCATTGCTTTAACAGCCTCGTCCTGCCTCATGAATCTCATCAGGTCTGACAAGTATATGTACCTGCATGTTTCACACATTCAAAGTCAATAATCTGAATGAGAGCAACATGCTGTTACACTATGAACTTCAACATTTGGACTATTGAAGCAGGAGCATTTTGGTTAATAACTCTTTTGAACTTCTGCAGTTCATATTTGCATGTAACATTAGACAACAGCAGAGTACTATAACGGTAACTGGAACAGTATATTTAACAAATAATTGCATCACTGGTTTATATAACAACCTGATTTCTCTACATCCATAAAACTTTATTTGTTGATATGCATCATGACTAAACAAAAGACTTGCAATAATGGAACCTGCAACATCTAACTAAGATAACAAAGAAAGACTTACTTGGAACCTGGCTTTGCTACATTGTGAAAGATCTTCTTGGCAGCtacctttgcctcatattcactTCGTATCTGTGTCGCTGATTCATCCCCCTGACCTGCTGCCTGTTGTATCTGCTCATCCATAGTCGTTAATGTTCCAAATCGAACAATCCTCATCAGCCTCTTCATGTTCCAAGCTGAGATGTTTTTCTGGTTGAGCTTATGAAGCGCGTCGATAGAGATCCCCTCCCCTTTCTCCTTCGACAGCTGCTTGCTACCTTCTCCCTTAGGCATGACCCCTGATAACTGAATGTTCCTCTGCCCAGACACATGTTTGGTTGGTACTGCATCACGCAGCTCCTTTGGTATAGTTGCACCTGCACGTTGCagctcatgaacctcctcaagcaCATGGTTTTCATCCACTAGTGGCGGCCCAGAGAGTGTCTCGATGACGTATTGGCTGAACAATGCCTCTTGAATCCGATCAAAATATGTGGAGACATGGAAGGACGAGGCCAGTACCTTGAGCAGCAATGTCTTGACAAGGCGGATGAGCGTGGCAACAAGGAAGCAGAATAGTATCTTCGTCACATAGGGCAGTACTGGAGAGTTCGTCTCCTGCTGGACGTTCTTGTCAAACAAGAAGTGCCAAGATGCGAGCACCAGGCCGAGCCAGAGAGCGTTCTGCACGGCGCTGCGCACGCCATACACGAAGTAGAGCACACGCTTCCTCAGCAAGAAGTTGCGTTCGACACCGAAGACGGCAATCTTGATGACCCATCCGGAGACGAGACGGCCACAGATGAGCACGAACACGAGGAGCTCCCACTTCCAGAGGTGCAAACCCAGCACTTTCTTCGTGGACAAGATCTTTATTCTGAGACTGCAAGCCAAGGCCGCGATGATGAGGAACAAGCCGAGCCACTGCAAGACGGTCCAAGCGTCCAGCTTCCCACGCTTGAAGTCATCGGGGATGTCCTCGTCCACGAATgggtcgtcctcctcctcgtccatgGGACCTGACTTGCCACCAATGGGGCCGGACTTGTTGCCGGACATAAGCCCCGAGAAGAGGCGGCCCGACTTTGTAGGAGTCCGCACGCCTGAAGATTTCCGGTCCTCGTCGAAGGCAGGAGACGCGGCAGGTGCCgatgccggcgccggcgccggcgcggtcTGCCACTGCGGCGGCGGGTCCATTAGCCGGGAGCGCGTCTGGAGTCGCAGCAACGGACCCGCTCCCGCAGCAGTAGAGGAGGACGTGCACCGAACgacctcgccgtcgtcgccgcgGCGCTTCCGGCCGTCGTCGGTGTCGGAATCGGAGGAGCAGGACGACGTGGAGTGCCGCTTCTGGGGTTCCTGGAACGAGACGCGCCCGTCCCtttcgagcgaggtggagaaggaCGGGTGCGCGCGCAGCTGCGCCGTCCTCCCGAGCTCCTCCATCTCCAGGTCGAGGTCCAGCGACATCTCCCCGCCGGACGCCGCCTGCTTCCGGAGGAAGTTGCCGATGAGCCGCGTGGGCgggtccacgccgccgccgccctccgcctgctgctgctgctgctgctgcggcgacaTCGAAGGCGACGACGCCTGCGGCGCCTGCGGCGCCTGCGGCTTATGGTTCTTGAAGCTGAACGCCTCGGTGGCGGCGGGGCGCCCGTTGGCGCCGCCACCATCATTGTTCCAGA encodes:
- the LOC136473763 gene encoding heterodimeric geranylgeranyl pyrophosphate synthase small subunit, chloroplastic-like — translated: MALSSLFITLPIPKFLSSNSRRLLTARASSAAPAASASFDLRRYWTSLIADVESELDAAMPMQPPESIHSAMRYAVLPGAVKEGAAKRAPPVLCVAACELLGGPRAAALPAAAALEMLHAASLVHDDLPCFDAAPTRRGRPSTHAAYGTDMAVLAGDALFPLAYTHVISHTPSPDPVPHAVLLRVLAELARAVGSTGMAAGQFLDLAGATALGEAEVMQVLTKKFGEMAECSAACGAMLGGAGPDEEAALRRYGRTIGVLYELVDDVRSASGNGKMRSNASVLRSLGMDRALGIVEELTAQAKTEADRLGDKYGDRVLPLYSFVDYAVERGFELQGAAATP
- the LOC136473764 gene encoding mechanosensitive ion channel protein 6-like, giving the protein MDQARSKSGLRSHGSGGKASSRPGSGTLGSPEDQPILADRGGGDRREVVLKIDGNGNGRAPFSFHGADAGGDGGGGKAGNATSGTNSTATTPRTESRPRSSETSSPRSPAKVWREGSYEFWNNDGGGANGRPAATEAFSFKNHKPQAPQAPQASSPSMSPQQQQQQQAEGGGGVDPPTRLIGNFLRKQAASGGEMSLDLDLEMEELGRTAQLRAHPSFSTSLERDGRVSFQEPQKRHSTSSCSSDSDTDDGRKRRGDDGEVVRCTSSSTAAGAGPLLRLQTRSRLMDPPPQWQTAPAPAPASAPAASPAFDEDRKSSGVRTPTKSGRLFSGLMSGNKSGPIGGKSGPMDEEEDDPFVDEDIPDDFKRGKLDAWTVLQWLGLFLIIAALACSLRIKILSTKKVLGLHLWKWELLVFVLICGRLVSGWVIKIAVFGVERNFLLRKRVLYFVYGVRSAVQNALWLGLVLASWHFLFDKNVQQETNSPVLPYVTKILFCFLVATLIRLVKTLLLKVLASSFHVSTYFDRIQEALFSQYVIETLSGPPLVDENHVLEEVHELQRAGATIPKELRDAVPTKHVSGQRNIQLSGVMPKGEGSKQLSKEKGEGISIDALHKLNQKNISAWNMKRLMRIVRFGTLTTMDEQIQQAAGQGDESATQIRSEYEAKVAAKKIFHNVAKPGSKYIYLSDLMRFMRQDEAVKAMNLFEGAQEHNRVSKRSLKNWVVNAFRERKALALTLNDTKTAVNKLNQMANVVVGIIVFALWLLILGIATTHFFVFLSSQFLLAVFVFGNTLKTVFEAIVFLFVMHPFDVGDRCEIEGVQVVVEEMNIMTTVFLRYDNLKIYYPNSVLATKPIMNYYRSPDMGEAIDFSIHVATPVEKLALMKERLLRYIDNKKEHWYPGAMVVLRDVDDTNKLKVSIWLRHTLNWQDMGMRFVRRELVLQEMIKVLKDLEIEYRMLPLDVNVRNAPAIQSTRMPTTWSYS